A genome region from Dolichospermum compactum NIES-806 includes the following:
- a CDS encoding fumarylacetoacetate hydrolase family protein — protein sequence MAQRYVRVQSQEGKIHYGLLQLTQNVEVLDAPPWLDGQPTDLILPSNSYTILAPCAPSKIVGVGKNYADHAAEMGTPVPAEPLIFFKPPTSVIASEKAIKYPHQSQKVDYEGELALVIGDRTCDCTPAQAQSKIWGYTIANDVTARDLQKKDPQWTRAKGFDTFCPLGPWIVRELNPGARLQTFLNDHPHPVQSTCIDQMVFSPDFLVSYISQVMTLLPGDIVLTGTPMGVGALQIGDRIRVEIEGIGRLENTVVGR from the coding sequence ATGGCGCAGCGATATGTGCGAGTTCAAAGTCAAGAAGGGAAAATTCACTATGGGTTGCTCCAGCTTACTCAGAATGTCGAGGTGCTAGATGCTCCACCTTGGTTGGATGGTCAACCTACGGATTTAATCCTGCCATCTAATTCTTACACAATTCTAGCACCCTGTGCGCCTTCAAAAATTGTGGGTGTAGGCAAGAATTATGCTGATCATGCCGCAGAAATGGGAACTCCTGTACCTGCTGAACCGCTAATTTTTTTCAAACCGCCTACGTCTGTGATTGCGTCGGAAAAAGCAATTAAGTATCCTCATCAGTCGCAAAAGGTAGACTATGAGGGAGAATTGGCTTTGGTGATTGGCGATCGCACCTGTGATTGTACCCCAGCCCAGGCCCAAAGTAAAATTTGGGGTTATACCATTGCCAATGATGTCACCGCCAGGGATTTACAAAAAAAAGATCCCCAATGGACTAGAGCCAAAGGTTTTGATACTTTTTGTCCTTTGGGTCCTTGGATTGTCCGAGAATTAAACCCAGGTGCGAGATTACAGACGTTTTTGAATGATCATCCCCACCCAGTCCAGTCTACTTGTATTGATCAAATGGTATTTTCCCCAGATTTTTTGGTGTCTTATATCAGTCAAGTCATGACCTTATTACCTGGAGATATAGTATTAACTGGTACACCGATGGGGGTAGGGGCTTTGCAAATAGGCGATCGCATCCGTGTGGAAATCGAAGGAATTGGTCGCCTAGAAAACACAGTTGTGGGACGTTAA
- a CDS encoding Tic20 family protein, producing the protein MSWRGSTTFPDRIFACLPYLLPLIDSLGFGSFLFRQFPLLKLLLIPLQPVLIVYGSLGQIGQLIAFFALFMLVVRNEKINHFIRFNTMQAILLDIVIFLCSVLLRILTSIPGTDFAMETLANTIFLGILAAVVYSVFQSLMGKYAEIPTISDAVHMQVR; encoded by the coding sequence ATGTCTTGGCGCGGGTCTACAACTTTCCCTGATAGAATTTTCGCTTGTTTACCTTATTTGCTGCCTTTGATTGACAGTCTAGGCTTTGGTAGTTTTTTGTTTAGACAGTTTCCGCTACTTAAGCTTCTGCTTATACCACTGCAACCAGTGCTAATAGTTTACGGAAGTTTAGGGCAAATTGGTCAACTGATAGCGTTCTTTGCCTTATTCATGTTGGTAGTGAGAAACGAAAAAATCAATCATTTCATTCGTTTCAATACAATGCAAGCAATTCTTTTAGATATTGTTATATTTTTGTGTTCCGTATTACTGCGAATTTTGACTTCGATTCCTGGCACTGATTTTGCTATGGAAACTCTGGCCAATACCATCTTTTTAGGTATACTGGCCGCAGTTGTCTATTCTGTATTCCAGTCTCTGATGGGTAAGTATGCAGAAATTCCCACAATTTCTGATGCAGTGCATATGCAGGTACGTTAA